The Deltaproteobacteria bacterium genome includes the window TTAGAAATAAAACGTCCGGGTTTATTTCTCAAGACCATATTGTTTGAGTTTCAGGTAAAAACTCCGCCGGCTGATGCCGAGGTTCCTGATCGCATCGGTTTTGTTTTTGGATTTTTCCAGGACTTCTTGAATATGATCTTTTTCAAACTGTCGGACGGCCATCTTCAGCCTGAAATCCTGTTTAGACACCAAGGCCGGAGCAGGGACCTTAGAGGCCTCACGAACCTGGGGAGGTTTACTGGTGTGAAAAAAAAGGGGAAGGGATTTTGGAGAGATATGGGTGCCGTCGGTCATACTGACGGCATAGGCAATGACGCCTTTGAGTTCCCGAACATTGCCCGGCCAGTGATACTCTTCCAACATCCTCCTGGTTGAAGGCAGGAATTTAAAGTCTTTTTTTTCTCTTTTGGCGTAAACATGGAGAAAAAAATCGATCAACAAACCGATATCTTTTTTCCTTTCCAACAACGCAGGCAGATGAATAGTGAAAGTATTCAAACGATAAAAA containing:
- a CDS encoding sigma 54-interacting transcriptional regulator gives rise to the protein LIESELFGYERGAFTGAKVEGRTGYFDEAHGGTLLLDEIGDASHPVQAKLLRVLEDGSFKRIGGNRNIKVDVRIISSTNRDLSKLMAENKMREDLFYRLNTFTIHLPALLERKKDIGLLIDFFLHVYAKREKKDFKFLPSTRRMLEEYHWPGNVRELKGVIAYAVSMTDGTHISPKSLPLFFHTSKPPQVREASKVPAPALVSKQDFRLKMAVRQFEKDHIQEVLEKSKNKTDAIRNLGISRRSFYLKLKQYGLEK